The following coding sequences lie in one Sporichthyaceae bacterium genomic window:
- a CDS encoding hemerythrin domain-containing protein, which yields MRGQAEAATTRIGTEPAVDDGLEVLCADHRRLQELLAELGSDSGSRSANVYGRRRAADALVAELRAHLAAEDRCLHPMLGELRSDGRASIERETADREKMADFMDTLLGAGPMENTFAPAAAHLLGHVERHIARQEETLFPLLFESAGPDQLAALGEQLRQAKAGTTPELDGEPPG from the coding sequence ATGCGAGGACAAGCAGAGGCAGCCACGACCCGCATCGGGACCGAACCGGCCGTGGACGACGGGCTCGAGGTGCTGTGCGCGGATCACCGCCGCCTGCAGGAACTGCTGGCCGAACTCGGTTCGGACTCCGGCAGCCGTTCGGCGAACGTCTACGGGCGTCGGCGCGCTGCCGACGCGCTGGTGGCGGAACTGCGCGCACACCTCGCGGCAGAGGACCGGTGCCTGCACCCGATGCTCGGAGAACTGCGCAGCGACGGACGAGCGTCGATCGAGCGAGAAACCGCGGACCGCGAAAAAATGGCGGACTTCATGGACACACTGCTCGGGGCCGGCCCGATGGAGAACACGTTCGCGCCGGCCGCGGCGCACCTGCTCGGCCACGTCGAGCGGCACATCGCCCGGCAGGAGGAGACGTTGTTCCCGCTGCTGTTCGAGTCCGCCGGTCCGGACCAACTCGCCGCGCTGGGCGAACAATTGCGGCAGGCCAAGGCAGGGACGACGCCGGAATTGGACGGCGAGCCCCCGGGGTAG
- a CDS encoding hemerythrin domain-containing protein, whose amino-acid sequence MSTDAIVMLREDHKEIRRLFRDVRALGPEATASKARLAQQILEALTVHTYIENEIMYPRMRKLVPDVDAEILESYEEHHVADVLATELAAMPPEADHFDAKLKVLMENVEHHIEEEEGNWFPTVREALGRNVLQEIGQEMLEARERAPRHPAQPGALKKAVHALLG is encoded by the coding sequence TTGTCCACCGACGCCATTGTCATGCTCCGTGAGGACCACAAGGAGATCCGTCGGCTGTTCCGCGACGTGCGGGCGCTCGGTCCGGAGGCGACGGCGTCCAAGGCCCGCCTGGCGCAGCAGATCCTCGAGGCGCTCACGGTCCACACCTACATCGAGAACGAGATCATGTACCCGCGGATGCGCAAACTCGTGCCGGACGTCGACGCGGAGATTCTCGAGTCCTATGAGGAGCATCACGTCGCGGATGTTCTCGCTACCGAACTCGCGGCGATGCCCCCTGAGGCGGACCATTTCGACGCCAAGTTGAAGGTGCTCATGGAGAACGTCGAGCACCACATCGAGGAGGAGGAAGGGAACTGGTTCCCCACGGTCCGTGAGGCGCTCGGCCGCAACGTGTTGCAGGAGATCGGCCAGGAGATGCTCGAGGCCCGCGAACGCGCCCCCCGGCACCCGGCCCAACCCGGTGCGCTGAAGAAGGCCGTACACGCCCTGCTGGGCTGA
- a CDS encoding helix-turn-helix transcriptional regulator has product MLGKAIGMDVFIRRAAFFAESADEALDLVDQKYARVLTRHTAGSGPGRLRVEAAEAGVLGLDRLAVAGLPGSAQVEPPVQLCLGTYLDGQVRHRMPHAGEISATRGDTVLCPQHESVAAEWTDTDLLLLRLPWSEVGRSAAALFGLDGGMPLQFTGAAPVSARGAEVYAALAAMAYHELRATDSVLANPLVNREVVDTILTAIVTTFPNTTMTRGYVPGPGSVHPAAVRRAVAFIDANISLPINLTDIAHSAGTSPRAIRAAFHQHLETTPIAYLRRTRLEAAHRELAAADPETSDAVRDIALRWGFSRADRFATAYRRTYGTSPEHTRRA; this is encoded by the coding sequence GTGCTCGGGAAGGCCATCGGCATGGACGTCTTCATCAGACGCGCCGCGTTCTTCGCCGAAAGCGCCGACGAAGCTCTCGACCTCGTGGACCAGAAGTACGCACGGGTGCTGACACGGCACACCGCAGGGAGCGGCCCAGGCCGACTCCGGGTGGAGGCGGCCGAGGCCGGCGTCCTGGGGCTCGACCGGTTGGCCGTCGCGGGGTTACCTGGCAGCGCCCAGGTCGAGCCGCCGGTGCAGCTGTGCCTCGGCACCTACCTGGACGGCCAGGTGCGCCACCGGATGCCGCATGCGGGCGAGATCTCCGCCACCCGCGGGGACACCGTGCTGTGCCCGCAGCACGAGTCGGTCGCGGCCGAGTGGACCGACACCGACCTGCTGCTTCTCCGACTGCCGTGGTCCGAGGTGGGGCGCAGCGCCGCGGCCTTGTTCGGCCTCGACGGCGGGATGCCACTGCAGTTCACCGGAGCGGCCCCTGTGTCGGCGCGCGGCGCCGAGGTCTACGCGGCCTTGGCGGCAATGGCGTACCACGAACTGCGCGCCACGGACAGCGTGCTGGCCAATCCACTGGTGAACCGGGAGGTCGTGGACACCATCCTCACGGCGATCGTCACGACGTTCCCGAACACCACGATGACCCGCGGATACGTTCCCGGTCCGGGCTCCGTGCACCCCGCCGCCGTTCGCCGAGCCGTAGCCTTCATCGACGCCAACATCTCCTTGCCGATCAACCTGACCGACATCGCGCACTCCGCCGGGACCTCGCCGCGCGCGATCCGCGCGGCGTTCCACCAGCACCTGGAGACAACCCCCATCGCCTACCTGCGCCGGACCCGGCTCGAGGCGGCGCACCGGGAACTCGCGGCCGCCGATCCCGAGACCTCCGACGCGGTGCGCGACATCGCCCTGCGGTGGGGCTTCTCCCGAGCCGACCGGTTCGCCACCGCCTACCGACGCACATACGGCACGTCCCCGGAGCACACCCGGCGGGCCTGA
- a CDS encoding endonuclease yields the protein MTGTTDRKRVNELLEEHGITYAAQVGIRLRDKPAPLYQLLVLVTLLSKPISADLAVAGTRELLGAGYRTPRRMNAATWQHRVDALTRGHYRRYDESTATRLGEAAQWLLDNHRGDLRRLAQDAGQEPHRVAEALQQIPGIGPTGAHIYLREAQAVWPWLRPYVDEKVRDAARGLDLPSSTRALRDLAGTDDLSRLGAALIRAAA from the coding sequence ATGACAGGCACGACCGACCGCAAGCGCGTGAACGAACTGCTCGAGGAGCACGGCATCACCTACGCGGCACAGGTCGGGATCCGGCTGCGCGACAAGCCCGCGCCGCTGTATCAGTTGCTGGTGCTGGTCACCTTGCTGAGCAAGCCGATCAGCGCCGATCTGGCGGTGGCCGGGACCCGTGAGTTGCTCGGCGCCGGATACCGGACGCCGCGGCGGATGAACGCCGCGACCTGGCAGCATCGCGTCGACGCGCTGACCCGCGGGCACTACCGCCGTTACGACGAGAGCACCGCGACCAGACTCGGCGAGGCCGCGCAGTGGTTGTTGGACAACCACCGAGGTGACCTGCGCCGATTGGCCCAGGACGCGGGCCAAGAACCCCACCGCGTCGCCGAGGCGCTGCAGCAGATTCCCGGCATCGGCCCGACCGGCGCGCACATCTACCTGCGCGAGGCGCAGGCGGTCTGGCCGTGGCTGCGTCCCTACGTCGACGAGAAGGTGCGCGACGCCGCCCGTGGCCTCGATCTGCCTTCCTCGACCCGCGCGTTGCGCGACTTGGCGGGCACCGACGACCTGTCGAGGTTGGGCGCCGCCCTGATCCGGGCCGCGGCCTGA